TTGTGTGCTTAGGCATAAATCTAAAGTATTGttagttttatgtattttttaatatattctttGTAGTGATTTAGTTAGACACAGTTTTTAATGGGCCTGCACAGTTCATTGAAACAAGTTGGTTGGTTTAGATGATAGGTTTTTTACACTGTGCTGTCTCTTGAGTGAACAAACTCTCAAATCCCGAGCATTATTTCTTATCACTGAACATAAGATTTCTGGCTATCAGGTTTTTGTTGGTGCACGATTGCATGTTACAGGAGGTGCTCTCAGAGGAGGACGTGGAGTGGAAGGTGAAGCAACTGTTGCAGGTAATCTCTTGGCTTTTAAATTCATCtgagatatacatatatattatgtgttaTTGTGTGCAGAAGAGGAGGGCCACACTTCttattttcatcataataaaGGGGCACAGCTCATAtcattaatacaatcgtttacttataaaaaaaaataaataaaggggcACAGCTCATGCAGAGGATCAATCCTTAATGAGATTGAGTGCTGTTGCCCTTGATTTCCTGAACGGGGGGGTACACTTGGCCCCCCTGAAACATCATGTTTTCATATCCTATCATCTGAGAAATCAGGTGATATGACTGTTTTATTCTGCTTGAAGCCAAGCAGAAAGGCGATTCTTGCTGCAGATCATATTTCTGACCTTTTCTTCAGTCTTTGTTGAGCAGTCAGTTGCTTCATTCCATTGAATGGATTGAATATCCTTAATCTCCCCTGCCCgcccttttttcctttcacgCTTGCAGGATaatccatttcttttcttgtatTGTTTATTATGATTGATATATAGATATGGGGGTATTCTTCCTGCAGAAAATCTTATACATCTTTTATTTGGTAGTATTGGACACCGCTGCTGGAATTTGGTTAGATAGAAGTGGGCTGGTCACCTCTTCACGCACAAGCAAGGGACAAACTGAATATGATCCTTTTTTGGAGCTTATGCGTCGTTGTCGCCATGCAGCTGCATCTGTTGGTGTTCGAATATACATCTATGGTGGTCTCAAGGGAGGTAAAACTCTAAATGCAGTCTTGAAAACATATTGAATGTCACTATAGAAGTGAAAATGTccctattttatattttgaagaacaGATGTACTGAAAAATGTTTTAGGAAGGATGCAACAGTTGCAACTGATAGAGTGGACTACCAGTTATTCTTGGGTTTGAAGTTTAGGTTTCCTCTATTGCAAGATTCCGGGCTAAAACTTTAGatccttttttaataaaaaatgatttttttaataaattctatgaAACCCTAGAGAACGTAAAAGCTCCAGTCCAAAATTATGAAGTTGTGCAATTACTtgtcaaaagaagaagaaagggaaatcTGAAGCTTTGACTTAAGTGTCAAAATTTGTGCGTGCCAACTGCCAAGGTTGCTATACCCCACTGAGAAACTAGAGAGGAAACTGTCATCCGCATCACCTGAAATCATTTTACTGTGAGTCACGACCATAACAAAAGTAATGGAGATAATGGATCACCCTGTCACAAACCACGAGAACTGTTGAAGAAGTCCAATGGTGTACCATTCACCAATATAAAAGAGCAGActgaaaaatagtgaaatacaATGCTATCCAAGAACACCATTTCCCCCCAAAATCACTACACTGAGGCATGAGCTTAAGTTCACGCAAGAAGTAGAGTGCATATTCCAACTCTTCCTTGGATGACATGGTTAAAGAAATGAATCATTAATGGGATGTTATCTCCAGCTAGGTTGACaacataatttcacatttaTTGATGTTCTTGCTTCTTTCATTATGTTTACTGGTCTTGCTATGtgttctcttgtttttttttttctacagcTATTGTTGCAAGTCTTGTGACAAAAATATAGTCAAATATGTTACTCTGTGCAGATGTGCTGTTGGATGATTTTCTGGTTGCAGAAAATTCACCTTATCAGCCTGACATTAATTCTCCTGCAATAACATCTGAGAGAGCTCCACCAGTAACAAGTACCAAAGTGAATCAATCTAGTATGATTCCTTTTGAGACAACACCAACTTTGGATGGTGGAGCAGAGATTCTTTCATTGGGTGGCATGAGGTATCACTCACTGtctccttccctccctctctctctctctctctctctctctcaaatgctCTCTTCATACTTATAAGAACTTTCATGATGCACATCCTAAGCAGCATGGACAAAAATTCTATGGAGAAACTGAGGGAGGCTTCTGCTGCTGAAGCAGAAGCAGCTAGTGCTGTCTGGCAAGCTGTGCAGGCTGCATCTGCTGAAGAGACATCTGTCTCGGATGACAACTCTCAAGCAACAGAAACAATTTCAGATGGTAGTGATACTGAGGCAGATGTTCGTCTTCATCCAAGAGCTGTATGGCCTTCGCATCATTGTCGTATATCCAGATTTTTATTCCTTCTTCAAGCTGCAAAATCATACTCTTCTATGGTTGCAGGTTGTAGTTGCTAAAGAGGCTGTCGGTAACCTGGGTGGGATGGTAAGACAGTTATCTTTGGATCAGTTTGAGAATGAGAGCAGACGAATGATTCCATTGAACAATGACCTTTCATACCCTACTAAAAAGTTCGCCAGACAGAAGTCTCCTCAGGGCTTACATAAGAAGGTAagcattatttaaatttgatgtTCTTCGTTATTTCTTTTGGATTAGGTTTATGTACTCAGTTGTTAGTTGTacccttgccagattatttacACATTGCTCAGGCCTCGGAACTGGAAAGCTCCTCCAAATAGGAGGTTCTTTCTGGATTCTTATGAAGTGGGTGAGCTCTGTTATGCTGCTGAACAGATCTTTATGCATGAGCCAACAGTTCTTCAGCTGAAAGCGCCTGTTAAGGTATTTGGTGATCTTCATGGACAATTTGGCGATTTAATGCGGCTATTTGATGAATATGGATTTCCTTCCACTGCAGGAGACATAACGTAAGTTTGACATTTCAGTATGATATTTAGTTTAGCTGGTTTTTGGTAGTAAATCTGATTTCAAATAAGATATTATCAGCTTTAGCTTTAGATTTTATGTATTGTTAGTTATGTCATGACTATGAGTCTCGGGTCCTTACTGTAGAACTCCAAATTCTATGTTGTGGTTCTATTATAACTTAGGAGAATGTTAAATCTTATGGGATTTGCAGTGAAAGCTATGTCCTAACGTCCTGTAAAATGAACCAATTGCACACATTTGTAGAAGCACAAATTGTTGCCTTGTTTTAAGAGTACACACCCAACATTGGAAAAAGGTTGCAGAATCTTGCCTGCAGTTGACGCTGTTCAGGGTCAGGGTTGCAACTAACTACGTATATTAATTGGAAGCTATCTTTTCCTAAAAGTTGGGATCTATGTGCTAGACCTTCCCTTAATGGATTAAACCGAGTGGATTAGTAGAAGCTTGTACTTTGTATGAAAAAAAGTATATGTTTCCCTTAGCCTGTTTGGATGTTCTCTGTGATAATGTTGCCTGTGCAGGACATGTTCTTCTAGTTAATGATCAAGGGAAACTTGATAGAAGGCATCTTGTGGTGGTTTATTTAAATCTCTATCTTAATTAAGAATCTTAAAAAACACATTGGAGTTGTTTGATGAGcctatatatttatgtttcagGTATATAGACTACTTGTTTTTGGGAGACTATGTTGATCGAGGACAGCATAGCTTGGAGACCATAACTTTGCTCCTAGCTCTTAAGGCATACATCTGTTATAGTATTCTAACTTTGGGATGTAGCTCGATTGTGTCATATTGTatcatatttacatatatttgacACCCTATTGCCTTGTTTATAATTTTGCAGATAGAGTATCCTGAGAATGTCCACTTAATACGTGGAAACCATGAGGCAGCTGACATAAATGCTCTCTTTGGTTTTCGCCTTGAATGCATTGAGAGAATGGTATGGATGACTTTGCATATTATAATAGATTCTGCAATTATGTGAATGCGCCCCTATAACATGTCAACTTGTAGGGAGAGAATGATGGAATATGGGCATGGACACGATTTAATCAGCTATTCAACTGTCTTCCACTTGCTGCACttattgagaagaaaattatcTGTATGCATGGTGGCATTGGGAGGTCTATACATTCAGTAGAACAGATAGAGAAGCTTGAAAGACCTATAACAATGGATGCTGGATCTATAATCTTGATGGATCTCCTATGGTAGGATCTCGCCCAATTCATCTCTCTATTTACTATTTCTGGTTTTATTTACCAGTTCTAATAGATCTAATCTTACAGGTCTGATCCTACAGAAAATGATAGTGTGGAGGGTTTAAGACCAAATGCTAGAGGGCCTGGTCTTGTCACTTTTGGGGTACGTGTTATTGTTTAGTTGGAAAGTGTTGGATTGAATCTTGAAggtattttgtcatatttttaaagtaCAGAGCCCCCCCCACCCCACCCAACCCCACCCCCCAAGGCCAAATAATTCTTTTGGCTATGAGCCACTCACAGGGATACTGTTTTGAAATAATGTGCTAGCATGACTCAGCTATTTAAGTCTTGCTGCTTGCAGCCTGATCGTGTCACAGATTTCTGTAAGAAGAACAAATTACAGCTCATTATAAGGGCCCATGAATGTGTCATGGATGGTTTTGAACGGTTTGCTCAGGGACAGTTGATAACCCTTTTTTCTGCAACGAACTATTGTGGTACGTAAAATTGCTTTGGGATTTCTCCTCTTCGAGTGCAAGTATACGTGGTCTCATGCTTCATATATATGTAGGGACGGCAAACAATGCTGGAGCTATATTGGTAGTTGGCAGGGGGTTGGTTGTGGTTCCAAAATTAATCCATCCCTTACCACCACCACTTCAGTCTCCAGAGACATCTCCTGAACATGTCATTGAGGACACGTGGATGCAGGTTGGTTTTTGCACTTACAAATGTTTGAATTGTGCCTTTGTATATAAGgcaatctgaaaaataatgaattattttgaCCGGCTTGTGTGATACTCTGTGTTCTGGTGCTCTGCAGGAGCTTAACATTCAAAGACCACCAACTCCTACTCGTGGTCGACCACAGCCTGACCTTGACCGGAGCTcacttgcatatatataatgttaccTGACAAAGTTGTGTAATTTACAACATGTCAGAGTGCCAATTATGCACGTCTCTGACAGGTTTGACCCACACAGGATCAGATAAGTTTTCCAACCATGGCGGATATGCTATGTTCCTattgtattttgaaaatatgagttGCAGAAGATAAATCATTGTCTATTGTTCACATAGCTCGAGAATGGTAGAAGCTGTAGCAGTTAGCCAATTGTCTATTGAAAATATGCTGTCTATTGCTCATAGTCTCCAGGTTTGTCATATATGTACAATTTAGAATGTGAAGAGGCTGCAGCCACCATACAGAGAACTTATAGGGAGAGTTTGTTTAGCAACCGTGTATTGtaatataaactataatatACAAGTAATTCCTTTATAGCGTGTAATTGCTTTTGATGATgcaattttcagaaaaaaaagtttggacTGGCGAGTATGTATGGTCGGTCTCCACTAACACAACAGTTTTTTAAGGTTGTCAAATTTTGGTTTGGGAGTTAACTAAAGAAGGCTTTTGTAGTTGATCAAAGATGTGTTCTTTTATAGTCGCTATTGCTCACAATTTTATGTTACCTGCAGCGCAGTCGTGAGTCCAAGTCCAACCATTTATAGGTTTGTCATACATGGGATACTCATTCTTATTGCAGACCAGCATTGATGATGGGATAGACGTATTTGCTCATTgaatgatttctttttattttttatttttaaaaacggACCATTTAAGAGCAAAACCTTCTTTCTTGGAGCAACTCAGCCCAAGCCCTGCAGTAAATTACATTACAGTTTTACAGAATATGTAGTGTTTGGTCTGTTCTGTGCTAAGATAAGAGCTCGAATTCAAAACCATCCTTACACAATTAAAAAACCTAAACGTGGAAGTTTGTAAATCattgtctaatttatttctttttatcactctctatttatttttgtcttttacgATCAAGTTTTATCACTCTGTAGAAGAGCCCTTATTGCATCATGGCATCCATGCTAAAACGATACCTTCTCAAACTATCGAAAAATTGCAATAATACCCAATAATCAAAATTCTGctgaagtgtttttttttttttcggaagTGGTAATTTTATGATGCAATATCTCAAAAATAGTAATTTGGACACCATTGCAGAAGAGGTGACAATTTAGGAACGAAAAGGTAGTGCTGCCTAGAGTGATCATGGTCGGATCAGAGGCATTTCTTCATTTGCATGAAATGGTATTTCGGACACAAACTCCCCAAATCAGATAGATAAAGAATGGTTCACCAACCTTGAAACAAATTCCGAGATGGCCCATTGCAAGTAAAATCCCTTTGTTGATTAAAGATGATTTGAAGAGAGTAAGAAATACATGAAACTACAATCTCATCAATGTTGATAATTCTGAAATGCAGTGAGAAGGGCCATTACGTGAAACAAAAGGTGCAAAAGTTAAGGTAATGGCGGGAAAATGCGTGAATGGGGTGAAATAACAGCCTTCTGCACGAACTTGGACTTGCTTGGATCATGAACCCATTCAATCTCGCTCATGTTGGGTGTCTCAACATATGCCATGGTGAATTCTCCCACCTTCTCTACCTTCCCTCTCTTGCCTGCCCTCAACACCCAACTTCTCCGGTTGCAAGAGAATATTCCATTTGTTAGACGGATAATATCACCAGGCTCAAAGGCATCACACTCATCCCCCCAGAGCTGGAAGTGAACTGCGGCTGTCTCATCAGCCACAAGTGCCAAGCATGTCTTACTTTGGCCCTCTGATGCTGTCTTGCCTTTGTTCAGAACTATGAACTGTGTATTTATGTTGTTCTCAGCTGCAGGCACAATGTCTTTAAGAGAGTACATAGCTTGCTTTCTAACTGCAAAAAtctaaacaaaatgaaattatttcatgtcCAACCCTTTCTTGAGAAGAAATGATAAATTAATGTTCATCATGCAGATGAGTGATGGTAGCCTATATGGGACCAGGAtgttctaaacaaaacataattgGTTGGGAAACTGACTTTGAATGaagcaaatattttaatcatttctacagCATATGGGCAGTGGGAATGGCACACGTACTTGGTGGTAATTATAGTGTCAATGAAAGCAAGAAAATTCAGCATGAGCGATCACAACAGAGCAAACAACACCAATGAAACATTAAAATCTGCATGGTTTACCCAACTAGGGCTTATGTCCATGTGTGAAAACAAATCAATGAATACCAATACATACAACTCAGTTCCTATTATTTGGCAAAAAATAGATAGATAAACTAACacttcaaaccaaaaaaatccCCCCAGCACAGAAAGTGAAACTAAGAAACTTCTAATTGGCAAGTTACACACGCACACACCAAATGTCTAACCCAAAATCTGACCCCATTCATCTCATTCTTATAAAGCGACAGATACCAATATTGCCTGAGCCGGTTGGCAAGACTAGAGATCATGCAGTAAATCTTTTCTAAAACTCACTAAAGATTGATACAGAGTTACAAACTTCACTAGAACACCTATTTAGCTCCAGCTAACATAGTAATATCAGAAGCCACATGTGAGTACAATGATTTTGAGGACCTTCTCTGCATCAATGAAGGGAAATTTTATAGTGAATATAGTAGCAAAGCAGGCATCCTGATTCCAAGCATAAAGGTACTAATCCATTGGAATCATATCTTCGAACATCTAGCATGCACGCCAGTCAAAGCATTGCAATTTAAATAACACCAAACTCTCAATTTTAGTTCGAAAGGATGGCGATTCTATTAATGCAGGGGCACATAACGAAAAAAATCagtcataaaaaatattgcagAGTATCACAGACTTCTTGTAACATCCAGACCCAAAAAGTgtgattttataataataattattactactattttattatattattagatatGTATTGACgtagtaatttgttttgaatagggaaaaaaaaaaaaattgttttgaataGGATTTCTCTACTGTTAAACTATACagctattttattttctgtttggtCTCTTAGATTGGAATAGGTTGCATATGATCCACGATACCCCTTCTCCTTGCCCATAAAACCCACCCGAGACCTCCAGAAATAAACACAAGAAAACTTTATACACATAGCCACCGTAGCAGCTTCCGCAAACCAAGAAAACCACTCTGACATCCAACCGAGACACTTACCTCGCCGGAATCCACCACAGACGCCGCCGACGGCAAGCTCTCCTCCCACCTAGACGTACGCCGTCGCCGTTCAAGCCTTTCCCGTCGTTTTTCCTTCTGCCGTTAGTGACCAAAGTCGCTGGGTGTTGTGGCTAGCCACCGTCGACCACTCTAGAAGACGTCAGACCACCTCTACAAGGCCACAGAGATCGCCAACCTGCCCAACCCCGTCGAGCCCACTCCTTTCCGGTAAGCCACTGCCGTCCGCCACCCTCCGCTCCCTCTATTTATGTCGATTTTGATAGTTCCTCTCtaaactctccctctctcggtgtcgcaccaaCATAGGTACCCCCAGCTGCGCCGCCAGTCCCTCCCAGCCACCCAGAGCCGCCGCCGCGCATCAGCTCATTGTCTCGGTGAGTCCACTGTTATCACACGGCAAATTCCTTCAGTTGTGTTCGGTGAATACTGTGTCTTGCGAAGTTTCCATGGTCGGGGATCGGAGGAGTAAAGAGGATGGCTTTGTGTAATTTTACAAATGCTGCTGCCGAGGTTCTAAATGGCTCAACTGTTGGTTCAGATATGGTCAAAGTATGTCaacaaaaagattttttttttcttttaaataaaaataaaagcaatggGATTTTTGCCCAAGCCCTTGAACAATTTATACAAGAACAATTTATATATGCCACGTATTTGCTAGTACAACGCCCTGCACCCGCACCTTCGTGATGCATTTCAACGCCCGCTCCATTCCAAACTCACATGAAACCCCTTTTCCCTTGTACTCAGAACTCAACCTCACTGCTATTTCTCTCTGCTTTCACTCTCAGGCCCCAAGTAGTACTCCACTTTCTCAGGCCATTCTCTTCAACCTCCACCAGGAGACCCAAATGGAACTCAACCACTAATGTTATCATCACCAACCCTACTCTGCTAATCATGGAGTCATGCACGACCATGCTCCAACTGAAGCAAATTCAAGCCCGCATGACCGTCAATGGCCTCATTACTCACACATTCCCTGTGAGCCGGGTTGTAGCCTTTTGTGCTCTTGCTGACATCGGTGACGTTGATTATGCCCATGAGTTGTTTTCTCAAATCGAAAATCCCAATACTTACATATGGAATACGATGATCAGAGGCTACGGTAAAGCTAAAATTCCCACTgtgggtttttggttttttcgtCGTATGGTAAGAGAACGCGTCGAAATGGACCGCCGGAGCTTTGTTTTTGCGCTCAAGGTGTGCGAGCAGTTTTGTGCAATTTCAGGGGGGGAATCAGTTCACTGCAGGATTTGTAAGATGGGTTTTAGTTCGGATTTGATAGTACAAAATGGATTGGTTCATTTCTATGCTGAGCGCGGGTGTTTGGATTTTGCGCGCAAAATGTTCGATGAAACTCTGGTGAAGGatgttgtttcttggacctCGATAATTGATGGACATGTGGTGCATAATTGCTCGGATGAGGCTTTGGAATTGTTCAATCTGATGCTGCTGAGTGATGTTGAGCCAAATGAGGTTACCATGATTCCGGTACTTTCGGCGTGCTCACTGAAAGGGGAATTAAGTATGGGGAAAAGTATCCATGAAtacatacaaaagaaaaaaatttcttggAGCCCGAACTTGCAAAACGCCATGTTGGATATGTATGTAAAATGTGGTAGTTTGGTCACTGCTAGGGAGATTTTTGACAACATGAAGAATAAGGATGTGTTTTCATGGACTAGTATGGTTAATGGGTATGCAAAGTTCGGGAAATTGGAGCTGGCAAGGAAGCTTTTTGATGACATGCCCGTGAGAAACGTGATTTCTTGGAATGCAATGGTTGCTGGTTATTCTCAAAATAATCAACCAAAGGAAGCTTTGAAATTATTTCTTGACATGGTAGAGGCAGGATTGGCGGCAACAGAGAACACTTTGGTCTGTGTGCTTTCTGCTTGTGGTCAACTGGGTTCATTGGATTTGGGTCAATGGATTCACCACTATTATATCCATCAAAAGCGGATTCAATTTAGTTTGATTCTGGAAAATGCTTTTGTTGACATGTATGCAAAATGTGGGAGTCTTCATGCGGCTGCAACTATCTTCAATGAAATGGTGGAGAGAGATTTGGTTTCCTGGAATTCCATGGTTGCCGGATATGCTTCTCACGGACATGCTAAAAAAGCCCTCGTCCTGTTCGAGCAGATGACCCAATTGGGATTTAGGCCAGACGACATCACATTTGTGGGTGTGTTGTCAGCTTGCAGTCATGGGGGTTTAGTTTCAGAAGGTCAAAACTATTTCAAaagcatgaaaagaaattttgggaTAGAACCAAAAGTTGAACATTACGCTTGCATGATTGATTTGTATGGTCGAATTGGGCTACTAGAAGaagcttataaatttatagCAAAAATGCCAATGGGAGCAAGTGTAGCAGCATGGGGTGCTCTTCTTAATGCTTGTAGAATGCACGGGAATGTTGAGCTGGCTAAGGTTTCTGCCTATAAGCTGTTAGAGTTGGATCCTGAAGACAGTGGCATTTATTCATTACTGGCAAATATTTTGGCTCATGAGAGAAGATGGGGTGATGTAAGGATGGTGAGATGTATGATGAGAGAGAAGGGTGTCAAGAAGACTCCTGGACGTAGCTTGATTGAGATAGAGGGTGAGTTTCATGACTTTTTGGTTGCTGATGAATCACACCCTCAATCTGAAGAGATGTATAGAGTattaaaccaaatatttttGCTTTGCAAACTGGAAGACTGCATGCCCAATGACGAAAAGCTCATAAACTTTCATATGGATTATGCTGAGTTATAGATTTGAGAAGAATTTTAGAAACAAGATTCAGAAAAGATTTTAGAAGAATCTGTTGGCAAAAAAGCACATCACATGGACCACGGTCTTCGGGCCTTAAACAACTGGTGGTAGGTGATTGGTTTCAAGTGTAAAAGTTGACATTCAAGTTGAACAAAGCCTATCAATAATGCTAACCTCAgccatatttattaatttggcGTATTTAACTGATATTGTATGTCCAAAAGCCACCTAAAAATGTATCATATCAGTGTTTACTAGTAGTATAGTGTGTTGTTAAggtatttattaattattttaaaaaaaaggtactTGCAGCTTTGTTTTCATGCCAACTGAAAGTTCTGCAATTTTGTTTCATGAGAGTTTACtgtgttttcttttcaattttatgaGGAACTTTAGTTACTTGTTAAGATTTATCATATCAAAGTCGTTCTTTTCCATTGACATTGTCATTCGATACCTTTTAGGTTGTGTTCTTCTATGATCTCAGAATGTACAACATAATAATAGGTGGTATATTTTTACtatgagtaatactacatgCATTTACAATTTTACGTACGGAGTAAAAGAcctattttatcaatttttttttaattaaaattttgaatttcaaatttcataattttcaacatatcaataactgacatgttagcacatattattatatgagtaaaaattgtaagtataaaggaaaatactatttgtACTTGCATAACAATATGTGCTGACGTGTTGGTTATTGATATGCAAGTTCTTCTACGGATCAGCCACTGTTTATggctgatccgtagcacaccttacctgtctttttttttttttggtctaaatGCTCATTTTACAAATACCCAATGCATTTCGAATTTGCATTGGGAGCCTGCAGTGCGTTTTACATTGGGAGCTccatttgagattttgaaatcaGAAACCTCCCTCCCTCGCCCAGCGCCCACCTTTCTCCCTTTCGCCCCTCGCCCCTCTGCCCAGCGACTGGAGTTCTCCCTTTCACCCCTCCTCTCTTCTCTTCGTCTCTCCCTAATGGTGCTCCCGGTGATCTCTAATAAagtcttcttcctcttcatgaAAGGTAAATCATTGCAGATCTTTGTTTGGTGCCCCTCTGCCCAGAGAAGCAGGTAACTTTGCTGTTCCAAATTTCTTCATTCAACTGTGTTACTGTGGTGCTTTGTTCGGTTTAATCTATCATACAACGAAAGATTTATGTTTTATTGTACTTCGGGCTGTCTCGTATAGAGAAAATCGGGATAACTGCGTACTAGTTAGCGATATTGGTGCCCCTTTGTCGGTTTCTCTATATCCCTCCGTTTCTCAATCTCAGTATTCTaaacaaattttacaattttatgatGTAGATTgtaaacataaatttaaaaaatgttaactTTTAAGTATTCCGGTTGGTTTCTCTTTTACTGCTCTGGGTTACTTGAATTTGAGGTTAACTTTCCATATGTGGCTACTTGATGCTCGAAAAGCCGCTTGAGATTGTCAATAGGTGAAGCTACTGGGgctttgtttttgtatttttggtggGGGTCGTTGTAATTGGATTACCATATTGCAAATCCCTCTGTTGAATATGAAGTTTTCTTGTAGAGAAATGTAGATTCCTACTCTTAGCAAAGGAGCATTGTGTTATTTTGTTCTATCCTGACAATGCATTGCCACCTGGGTCCATATGTCCTATCAAATTCCTGCTAGATGACATTCCCAATCAATAATCCAGAAGACTAGTCATTCCAATGTTTCACTTTTGCATAGATGCATGGAAGAAGTAAACTTTAGTGCTCTTCATGCTCATGTTTTTGCAAGTTTCATCAAGTTTTTAATGATTTCGTGAAGCTCAGATTTACTACATGATCTCTAGTCTTGCCAACCGGCTCAGGCAATATTGGTATCTCTCGCTTTATAAGAATGAGATGAATGGGGTCAGATTTTGGGTTAGACATTTGGTGTGTGCGTGTGTAACTTGCCAATTAGAAGTTTCTTAGTTTCACTTTCTGTGCTGTGgggatttttttggtttatagTGTTAGTTtatctatctatttttttccaaataataggAACTGAGTTGTATGTATTGGCATTCATTGATTTGTTTCCAAATAA
This genomic interval from Juglans microcarpa x Juglans regia isolate MS1-56 chromosome 4D, Jm3101_v1.0, whole genome shotgun sequence contains the following:
- the LOC121259254 gene encoding serine/threonine-protein phosphatase BSL1-like isoform X2, with translation MDLVAQRYLVTVSGNDGKRALSDAWALDTAQKPYAWQRLSPEGDRPSARMYATASARSDGMFLLCGGRDSTGTPLADAYGLLMHRNGQWEWTLAPGVSPSPRYQHAAVFVGARLHVTGGALRGGRGVEGEATVAVLDTAAGIWLDRSGLVTSSRTSKGQTEYDPFLELMRRCRHAAASVGVRIYIYGGLKGDVLLDDFLVAENSPYQPDINSPAITSERAPPVTSTKVNQSSMIPFETTPTLDGGAEILSLGGMSMDKNSMEKLREASAAEAEAASAVWQAVQAASAEETSVSDDNSQATETISDGSDTEADVRLHPRAVVVAKEAVGNLGGMVRQLSLDQFENESRRMIPLNNDLSYPTKKFARQKSPQGLHKKIIYTLLRPRNWKAPPNRRFFLDSYEVGELCYAAEQIFMHEPTVLQLKAPVKVFGDLHGQFGDLMRLFDEYGFPSTAGDITYIDYLFLGDYVDRGQHSLETITLLLALKIEYPENVHLIRGNHEAADINALFGFRLECIERMGENDGIWAWTRFNQLFNCLPLAALIEKKIICMHGGIGRSIHSVEQIEKLERPITMDAGSIILMDLLWSDPTENDSVEGLRPNARGPGLVTFGPDRVTDFCKKNKLQLIIRAHECVMDGFERFAQGQLITLFSATNYCGTANNAGAILVVGRGLVVVPKLIHPLPPPLQSPETSPEHVIEDTWMQELNIQRPPTPTRGRPQPDLDRSSLAYI
- the LOC121259254 gene encoding serine/threonine-protein phosphatase BSL1-like isoform X1; translation: MDSKPWLSPAPTYRSLETYWDTDDDAPGPRCSHTLTAVAATKSLGPRLILFGGATAIEGGASSSAPGIRLAGVTNSVHSYDVLTRKWTRIRPAGEPPSPRAAHAATAVGTMVVFQGGIGPAGHSTDDLYVLDLTNDKFKWHRVVVQGQGPGPRYGHVMDLVAQRYLVTVSGNDGKRALSDAWALDTAQKPYAWQRLSPEGDRPSARMYATASARSDGMFLLCGGRDSTGTPLADAYGLLMHRNGQWEWTLAPGVSPSPRYQHAAVFVGARLHVTGGALRGGRGVEGEATVAVLDTAAGIWLDRSGLVTSSRTSKGQTEYDPFLELMRRCRHAAASVGVRIYIYGGLKGDVLLDDFLVAENSPYQPDINSPAITSERAPPVTSTKVNQSSMIPFETTPTLDGGAEILSLGGMSMDKNSMEKLREASAAEAEAASAVWQAVQAASAEETSVSDDNSQATETISDGSDTEADVRLHPRAVVVAKEAVGNLGGMVRQLSLDQFENESRRMIPLNNDLSYPTKKFARQKSPQGLHKKIIYTLLRPRNWKAPPNRRFFLDSYEVGELCYAAEQIFMHEPTVLQLKAPVKVFGDLHGQFGDLMRLFDEYGFPSTAGDITYIDYLFLGDYVDRGQHSLETITLLLALKIEYPENVHLIRGNHEAADINALFGFRLECIERMGENDGIWAWTRFNQLFNCLPLAALIEKKIICMHGGIGRSIHSVEQIEKLERPITMDAGSIILMDLLWSDPTENDSVEGLRPNARGPGLVTFGPDRVTDFCKKNKLQLIIRAHECVMDGFERFAQGQLITLFSATNYCGTANNAGAILVVGRGLVVVPKLIHPLPPPLQSPETSPEHVIEDTWMQELNIQRPPTPTRGRPQPDLDRSSLAYI
- the LOC121259258 gene encoding SOSS complex subunit B homolog; protein product: MYSLKDIVPAAENNINTQFIVLNKGKTASEGQSKTCLALVADETAAVHFQLWGDECDAFEPGDIIRLTNGIFSCNRRSWVLRAGKRGKVEKVGEFTMAYVETPNMSEIEWVHDPSKSKFVQKAVISPHSRIFPPLP